A part of Haloarchaeobius sp. HME9146 genomic DNA contains:
- a CDS encoding class I SAM-dependent methyltransferase translates to MSVREEFDAWAQDGRDKGMEDRHWHTAKHALARVPVEAGDTVVDLGCGSGYAGRALRETKDAGRVYGLDGSPEMAQNARSYTEDGSLGYLVGDFDELPFATDSVDHVWTMEAFYYAQDPEHTLEEVARILRPGGTFTCAVNYYEENVHSHEWQEFIEVDMTLWSAADYREAFRDAGLHVASQDNVPDRDIDIPPAGEFPTDDWDSREDMVERYRTFGTLVTVGVSP, encoded by the coding sequence ATGAGTGTCCGTGAAGAGTTCGACGCGTGGGCTCAGGACGGCCGCGACAAGGGCATGGAGGACCGCCACTGGCACACCGCGAAGCACGCGCTGGCGCGGGTGCCGGTCGAGGCAGGCGACACGGTCGTCGACCTCGGCTGCGGCTCCGGCTACGCCGGCCGTGCGCTCCGCGAGACCAAAGACGCCGGGCGGGTGTACGGGCTCGACGGCTCCCCGGAGATGGCACAGAACGCCAGGTCGTACACCGAGGACGGCTCGCTCGGCTACCTCGTCGGGGACTTCGACGAGCTCCCCTTCGCGACCGATAGTGTCGACCACGTCTGGACGATGGAGGCGTTCTACTACGCACAGGACCCCGAGCACACCCTCGAAGAGGTCGCACGCATCCTCCGCCCGGGCGGGACGTTCACCTGTGCGGTGAACTACTACGAGGAGAACGTCCACTCCCACGAGTGGCAGGAGTTCATCGAGGTGGACATGACGTTGTGGAGCGCGGCCGACTACCGCGAAGCGTTCCGCGACGCGGGGCTCCACGTGGCATCCCAGGACAACGTTCCCGACCGGGACATCGACATCCCGCCGGCCGGCGAGTTCCCGACGGACGACTGGGACAGCCGTGAGGACATGGTCGAGCGCTACCGGACCTTCGGCACGCTGGTGACTGTCGGGGTGAGTCCGTGA
- a CDS encoding DUF2391 family protein has product MVGPRKRYKLADSAQQVVGGFLLAGPFVVTEEVWVLAANMSTIHGLITVAIVFAIGYGALYKADDGRNPDRELEVGGIPLRFVSLMLVSFGSVAILALAFTAPDTFLVGDGDGILTTAAGTPPTDTEIAVTTLKAISVGAIFSVVGAATADSLL; this is encoded by the coding sequence ATGGTTGGTCCCAGAAAGCGGTACAAACTCGCCGACAGCGCTCAGCAGGTCGTCGGCGGGTTCCTGCTCGCCGGACCGTTCGTCGTCACCGAGGAGGTGTGGGTCCTCGCAGCGAACATGAGCACGATACATGGCCTCATCACCGTCGCCATCGTGTTCGCCATCGGCTACGGGGCTCTCTACAAGGCCGACGACGGCCGCAACCCAGACCGCGAGCTCGAGGTCGGTGGCATCCCGCTCCGGTTCGTCTCCCTGATGCTCGTCTCGTTCGGCTCGGTCGCGATACTGGCACTCGCGTTCACCGCACCCGACACGTTCCTCGTGGGTGACGGCGACGGTATCCTGACGACCGCGGCGGGCACCCCCCCGACGGACACCGAGATCGCGGTCACGACCCTGAAGGCGATCAGCGTCGGTGCCATCTTCAGCGTGGTCGGCGCGGCGACCGCCGACTCCCTGCTGTGA
- a CDS encoding ATP-dependent DNA helicase, which yields MSAPWRAVFGHAEPYDDQVDGIETAIETARNDGFTVVEGACGTGKTMLALTAGINLVRDPDSDYERVLVLTSVKQQLRQFEEDLETINANLPADWDPVSGLTLVGKSDVCPYNRENAGGIDDGNVYDRCDTLREKTRDLTGEGGDTTAEALTAVARSQQIDLASSGAGGGAASYLESAGEPSPYPRTMPEYDTGTTDIEFCPFYARFLADMPDDGDPAEAVPFDFSDAGLLRPDDLVGKGMEYGTCPHSLMGVLLAHAEVVVGNYYHAFDPTTTSSFTGPLLDDSTFLVCDEAHMLEPRVRDLVSDGVADRTLRDAEAELTRVIQPVAFSEGRGTTSRQTTADADLVRGELHDTDIEVSDLEHARDFVVDLREELDRRVTAHLDREHRGWKSDLNDLPDAEIPLRDPEHPAPDEITEWAEAAGYDGRTWTDLPDIAAVTARVLNEAEDEEKSRAVESMARALSAWFHRDHTEYFREIELERTWDDMEPVDSWRRAYNARLAIQNCVPSSVIADHLAEFGGGVLMSATLAPIDIFAEVTGLNHLEKEGRPVEQRTYGLHFPEENRESFAVAAPKYTYDNRGDAGEENRVRQTYIEAICSVASSPGNVLVGMPNYYEAEWAAEQCRKRLDKEVLLDESSADSTTEDLKDEFFAGEGKVLVTSLRGTLTEGVDYKGDRLSAAVVCGVPLINTASPRTRAVRKAYDEKFGDGFEYALTVPAVRKARQAIGRVIRGPEEVGVRVFVDERYARESWDSVREYLPEPEREEFQPVSPDMLDFGLERFWSQQ from the coding sequence ATGAGCGCGCCGTGGCGAGCCGTCTTCGGACACGCGGAACCGTACGACGACCAGGTCGACGGGATAGAGACCGCCATCGAGACGGCCCGAAACGACGGCTTCACCGTCGTCGAGGGTGCCTGCGGGACTGGCAAGACCATGTTGGCGCTGACCGCCGGCATCAACCTCGTGCGCGACCCCGATTCGGACTACGAGCGCGTCCTCGTACTGACGAGCGTGAAACAGCAGCTCCGCCAGTTCGAGGAGGACTTAGAGACCATCAACGCGAACCTCCCGGCGGACTGGGACCCCGTCTCGGGGCTTACCCTGGTCGGGAAATCGGATGTCTGCCCCTACAACCGGGAGAACGCGGGCGGCATCGACGACGGGAACGTGTACGACCGGTGTGACACGCTCCGGGAGAAGACCCGGGACCTCACGGGAGAAGGCGGGGACACCACGGCGGAGGCGCTGACCGCAGTCGCCAGAAGCCAGCAGATAGACCTCGCGAGTTCGGGTGCGGGCGGGGGAGCCGCGTCGTACCTCGAGAGCGCGGGCGAACCGTCGCCCTACCCCCGCACGATGCCCGAGTACGACACCGGGACCACGGACATCGAGTTCTGTCCGTTCTACGCCCGCTTCCTCGCCGATATGCCCGACGACGGCGACCCGGCCGAGGCGGTCCCCTTCGACTTCTCCGATGCCGGTTTGCTCCGCCCCGACGACCTCGTCGGGAAGGGGATGGAGTACGGCACCTGCCCCCACTCGCTGATGGGTGTCCTCCTCGCGCACGCCGAGGTCGTCGTCGGGAACTACTACCACGCGTTCGACCCGACCACGACCTCGTCGTTCACCGGTCCCCTACTCGACGACTCGACCTTCCTCGTCTGCGACGAGGCACACATGCTCGAACCGCGAGTCCGGGACCTCGTCAGCGACGGTGTGGCCGACCGGACCCTCAGAGACGCGGAGGCGGAACTCACCCGCGTCATCCAGCCCGTCGCCTTCTCGGAAGGGCGAGGCACCACGAGCCGGCAGACCACCGCCGACGCCGATTTGGTCCGTGGCGAACTGCACGATACGGATATCGAGGTATCCGACCTCGAACACGCCCGGGACTTCGTCGTCGACCTCCGGGAGGAACTGGACCGGCGCGTCACGGCCCATCTCGACCGCGAGCATCGCGGCTGGAAGTCGGACCTGAACGACCTGCCGGACGCCGAGATTCCGCTCCGGGACCCCGAGCATCCTGCGCCCGACGAGATAACCGAGTGGGCCGAGGCGGCGGGGTACGACGGCCGCACCTGGACCGATCTGCCGGACATCGCGGCCGTCACCGCCAGGGTGCTCAACGAGGCCGAGGACGAGGAGAAGTCGAGAGCAGTGGAGAGCATGGCCCGCGCGCTCTCTGCGTGGTTCCACCGCGACCACACCGAGTACTTCCGCGAGATCGAACTCGAACGAACCTGGGACGACATGGAGCCCGTCGACTCCTGGCGTCGGGCCTACAACGCCCGGCTGGCCATCCAGAACTGCGTCCCCTCGAGTGTCATCGCCGACCACCTCGCGGAGTTCGGCGGCGGCGTGCTGATGAGCGCGACGCTCGCGCCCATCGACATCTTCGCGGAGGTCACCGGTCTGAACCACCTCGAGAAGGAGGGCCGGCCGGTCGAGCAGCGGACCTACGGACTGCACTTCCCCGAGGAGAACCGCGAATCCTTCGCGGTGGCCGCCCCGAAGTATACCTACGACAACCGGGGCGACGCGGGCGAGGAAAATAGAGTACGGCAGACCTACATCGAAGCCATCTGTTCGGTGGCGTCCTCGCCGGGGAACGTCCTCGTCGGGATGCCGAACTACTACGAGGCGGAGTGGGCAGCCGAACAGTGCCGTAAGCGGCTGGACAAGGAGGTGCTGCTCGACGAATCCAGTGCCGACAGCACGACCGAGGACCTCAAGGACGAGTTCTTCGCGGGCGAGGGGAAGGTGCTCGTGACGAGTCTTCGTGGAACCCTGACGGAGGGCGTGGACTACAAGGGCGATAGGCTGTCGGCCGCCGTGGTCTGCGGCGTTCCACTCATCAACACCGCGAGTCCTCGAACCCGGGCGGTTCGGAAAGCCTACGACGAGAAGTTCGGCGACGGCTTCGAGTACGCGCTGACGGTGCCTGCCGTTCGAAAAGCGCGGCAGGCCATCGGGCGCGTGATTCGCGGTCCGGAAGAAGTGGGCGTTCGGGTGTTCGTCGACGAGCGCTACGCCCGGGAGTCGTGGGATTCGGTCCGCGAGTACCTCCCCGAGCCAGAGCGCGAGGAGTTCCAGCCGGTGAGTCCGGACATGCTGGACTTCGGGTTGGAGCGGTTCTGGTCTCAACAGTGA
- a CDS encoding DUF2073 domain-containing protein, which translates to MPEAKTSDGGGVQIDLISGERMANLASMEKIRMILDGVRDGNIVILEEGLSPDEESKLIEVTMTEISPDEFNGIEIETYPRSKTNDSSILDRIMGREETSKLTVIGPANQIETLHKDENLISALVSRK; encoded by the coding sequence ATGCCAGAAGCAAAAACCTCAGACGGCGGCGGGGTCCAGATCGACCTCATCAGTGGCGAGCGGATGGCTAACCTGGCGAGCATGGAGAAGATTCGGATGATTCTCGATGGGGTCCGCGATGGGAACATCGTCATTCTCGAAGAAGGGCTCTCGCCCGACGAAGAGTCCAAGCTCATCGAGGTCACGATGACCGAGATCAGCCCGGACGAGTTCAACGGCATCGAGATCGAGACGTATCCTCGCTCGAAGACCAACGACTCGAGCATCCTCGACCGCATCATGGGTCGCGAGGAGACGTCGAAGCTCACGGTCATCGGACCGGCGAACCAGATAGAGACGCTGCACAAGGACGAGAACCTCATCAGCGCGCTCGTCTCCCGGAAATAA
- a CDS encoding nucleoside triphosphate pyrophosphohydrolase, translating to MPDYDKLVRDDIPAVIRANGQTPVTHVAEGDEYRARLREKLVEEAKEFREDPSAEELADVLTLVDAIRAAEGFSAETVATERREKRTARGGFEDGIVLERVLGDGENES from the coding sequence ATGCCCGACTACGACAAACTCGTCCGTGACGATATTCCAGCCGTAATCCGCGCGAACGGTCAGACCCCAGTCACCCACGTCGCCGAGGGCGACGAGTACCGGGCGCGACTCCGCGAGAAACTCGTCGAGGAGGCGAAGGAGTTCCGAGAGGACCCGAGCGCCGAGGAGTTGGCCGACGTGTTGACCCTCGTGGACGCGATACGGGCTGCCGAGGGCTTTTCTGCCGAAACCGTCGCGACCGAACGACGGGAGAAACGGACGGCTCGTGGCGGGTTCGAGGACGGCATCGTCCTGGAGCGTGTGTTGGGCGACGGCGAGAACGAGTCGTAG
- a CDS encoding Zn-ribbon containing protein, with protein MPHQCTECGRTFEDGSKEMLSGCPECDGNKFQFIPKGAVNDANASASPPEPPARGSESSAVSKAATTVRDWVNRNSQDEDKAWPKSATEDYDTPAEKAAARSNDSPAPADPAPQETPASTTGDTSSPSAAQPDAPSAGEPEARSAGEPEARRAGEPEARSAGESEARSAGEPEVRSAGDADGLEAGEVGPAQSPEEQETTGGISARTMSTEDNAQASARSDVVSPDELPDPSERSHPATSGDSTRRTAQATERSQQPQPTDGHVVAEPSDTEVDDRPDLDELREELNQQFESIKILNPGQYELNLMELYDREEYIISLREDGRYVIDVPDSWRGSE; from the coding sequence ATGCCGCACCAGTGTACCGAATGCGGGCGAACGTTCGAGGACGGCTCCAAGGAGATGCTGTCGGGCTGTCCCGAGTGTGACGGGAACAAGTTCCAGTTCATCCCGAAGGGAGCTGTGAACGACGCGAACGCGTCCGCCAGTCCACCGGAACCGCCGGCTCGCGGGTCCGAATCGAGCGCCGTGAGTAAGGCGGCGACGACGGTCCGCGACTGGGTGAACCGGAACTCCCAGGACGAAGACAAGGCCTGGCCCAAATCCGCGACCGAGGACTACGATACGCCCGCGGAGAAGGCGGCGGCTCGGTCGAACGATTCACCGGCCCCGGCGGACCCGGCTCCACAGGAAACACCGGCGTCGACCACCGGGGACACCAGCTCGCCGAGTGCAGCACAGCCCGACGCACCGAGTGCAGGTGAACCGGAGGCTCGGAGTGCAGGCGAACCGGAGGCGCGGAGAGCTGGCGAACCCGAAGCGCGGAGTGCTGGCGAATCCGAAGCGCGGAGTGCAGGCGAACCAGAGGTGCGGAGTGCAGGAGACGCGGATGGACTCGAAGCAGGCGAGGTCGGACCGGCCCAATCGCCGGAGGAACAGGAAACCACCGGCGGGATTTCGGCGCGAACGATGTCCACCGAGGACAACGCGCAGGCGAGCGCCCGGTCGGACGTCGTTTCGCCGGACGAACTCCCCGACCCGAGTGAACGGTCGCACCCGGCGACCAGTGGTGACTCCACGCGACGGACAGCCCAGGCGACCGAGCGAAGCCAACAGCCACAGCCGACCGACGGCCACGTGGTAGCCGAGCCGAGCGACACCGAGGTCGACGACCGCCCGGACCTGGACGAACTCCGCGAGGAGCTCAACCAGCAGTTCGAGAGCATCAAGATCCTCAACCCCGGCCAGTACGAGCTGAACCTGATGGAGCTGTACGACCGCGAGGAGTACATCATCTCCCTGCGCGAGGACGGTCGGTACGTCATCGACGTGCCGGACAGCTGGCGCGGGAGCGAGTGA
- a CDS encoding iron ABC transporter permease, whose protein sequence is MSESDRLQQVLGRSATADDSTQTASDRLRGVLDQYGLPGLTVGTALVLVVMLFLPVALVFEEAFGGAAPFDSFAAVLTDPFYTGVLASIFARPLAVGTHVENVVDWVLAIEVGLWNLSLPPLRKGLFGFTAWQAFLSTLASVAIGLPGAYVLARFEFPGRRTLRSLTILPFVLPGIMVASGFYAAFGRDGLANWLLGLVGVGPLNFLGNHPLAVVILAHAFYNAPLVTRVTTAAWESVDESAVETARSLGASRRRAFRDVVLPQLKPAIMTGALLTFIFTFLTFPIVLALGGLELATVEVWVYDRVSNLKFEEAATLAVLETAISLVLTYAYLRYEAAQRAMGGGAGTSREPLFGGLDLKRAAIVLYGIFVVVLFVGPLAAMVLEGLTDGGGLTLKHYAFLLERQATGASFQTKPLPAIVNSLFFAAATVLVAVPMGIVVSVVTTGENRGRGRSVVETLTMLPFAVSGVVFGVGLLRGLVFGIPLWGGWRIQVTGTIAIVAAHAVAAYPFVVRNVAPQLDGVDRRLVESARSLGATRTRALLDVELPLVATGLVAGAAFAFAISIGEFDSTVILASDAASYTMPVAVERYLGRRFGPAMAMGTVLLAVTAASFVVVGRLGGQVDRRGGESR, encoded by the coding sequence ATGTCCGAATCCGACCGGCTCCAGCAGGTTCTCGGCCGGTCGGCGACCGCGGACGATTCCACGCAGACTGCCAGCGACCGCCTTCGAGGCGTCCTTGACCAGTACGGCCTCCCCGGCCTCACGGTCGGGACTGCCCTCGTGCTGGTCGTGATGCTCTTTCTCCCCGTCGCCCTCGTCTTCGAGGAGGCCTTCGGCGGCGCGGCCCCGTTCGACTCCTTCGCGGCGGTTCTCACCGACCCGTTCTACACCGGCGTGCTCGCCAGCATTTTCGCCCGGCCCCTCGCGGTCGGGACCCACGTCGAGAACGTCGTGGACTGGGTTCTCGCCATCGAGGTCGGTCTCTGGAATCTCTCGCTGCCGCCCCTCCGAAAGGGCCTGTTCGGCTTCACCGCCTGGCAGGCGTTCCTCTCGACGCTCGCGAGCGTCGCCATCGGCCTTCCTGGAGCCTATGTCCTCGCCCGGTTCGAGTTCCCCGGCCGGCGGACGCTGCGCTCGCTGACCATCCTCCCGTTCGTGCTCCCCGGAATCATGGTCGCGAGCGGCTTCTACGCCGCCTTCGGCCGTGATGGCCTCGCGAACTGGCTGCTCGGGCTGGTGGGTGTGGGGCCGCTGAACTTCCTGGGCAACCACCCCCTCGCGGTCGTCATCCTCGCCCACGCGTTCTACAACGCGCCGCTCGTGACCCGGGTGACCACGGCAGCGTGGGAGTCCGTCGACGAGAGCGCGGTCGAGACCGCCCGGAGTCTGGGGGCGAGTCGCCGCCGGGCCTTCCGCGACGTGGTGCTTCCCCAGCTCAAGCCCGCCATCATGACCGGGGCGCTTCTCACCTTCATCTTCACGTTCCTCACCTTCCCCATCGTGCTCGCATTGGGGGGCCTCGAACTCGCGACCGTCGAGGTGTGGGTGTACGACCGGGTGTCGAACCTCAAGTTCGAGGAGGCCGCGACGCTCGCGGTCCTCGAGACGGCCATCTCCCTCGTGCTGACCTACGCCTACCTGCGGTACGAGGCGGCCCAGCGCGCCATGGGTGGTGGTGCCGGCACGAGCCGTGAGCCGCTGTTCGGCGGGCTCGACCTGAAACGGGCGGCCATCGTGCTCTATGGAATATTCGTGGTCGTGCTGTTCGTCGGTCCCCTGGCCGCGATGGTACTCGAAGGCCTGACCGACGGCGGCGGCCTGACCCTGAAACACTACGCGTTCCTGCTGGAACGCCAGGCGACGGGCGCGAGCTTCCAGACGAAACCGCTGCCCGCCATCGTGAACTCGCTGTTCTTCGCCGCCGCGACCGTCCTCGTGGCGGTCCCGATGGGTATCGTCGTCTCGGTGGTGACGACCGGTGAGAATCGCGGCCGGGGACGCTCCGTGGTGGAGACGCTGACGATGCTCCCCTTCGCAGTCTCGGGGGTCGTCTTCGGGGTCGGCCTGCTCCGCGGGCTCGTCTTCGGCATCCCGCTGTGGGGCGGCTGGCGGATCCAGGTGACCGGCACCATCGCCATCGTCGCGGCCCACGCGGTCGCCGCCTACCCCTTCGTGGTCCGGAACGTCGCGCCCCAGCTCGACGGGGTGGACCGCCGGCTCGTCGAGTCCGCCCGGAGTCTGGGCGCGACCCGGACCCGGGCGCTGCTCGACGTGGAACTCCCCCTCGTGGCGACCGGGCTCGTCGCCGGTGCCGCCTTCGCGTTCGCCATCAGCATCGGCGAGTTCGATTCGACGGTGATTTTGGCCAGCGACGCGGCCAGCTACACGATGCCGGTCGCCGTCGAACGCTACCTCGGAAGGCGGTTCGGGCCCGCCATGGCCATGGGCACGGTGCTACTCGCCGTGACTGCCGCGAGCTTCGTCGTCGTCGGGCGACTAGGTGGGCAGGTCGACCGCCGTGGAGGTGAGAGCCGGTGA
- a CDS encoding ABC transporter ATP-binding protein, whose protein sequence is MSDLHLDSVSVEYGDATALEDVSLHVDDGEFFTLVGPSGCGKTTTLRTIAGFEEPSAGVVRFGDESMAGVPPEDRDVGVVFQNYALFPHMSVAENVGYGLRFTDHSDHDARVAELLDLVDLAGMEDRAPDELSGGQQQRVSLARALAPEPDVLLLDEPMSALDARLRETLRREVARIQSELGVTTVYVTHDQEEALAVSDRVAVMHDGQVEQVGTPQEVYRAPESRFVAEFVGENNVFSGATSPVETKGVRVRVGEGEFVLGEEVQGDSVTFCVRPEHLRENHPENQFSVTVAQTEFLGESVRVYCDWGGRQVVWRTDSVPEAERIELGFDPADATVV, encoded by the coding sequence GTGAGCGACCTCCACCTCGATTCCGTGTCGGTCGAATACGGTGACGCGACCGCCCTCGAGGACGTGAGTCTCCACGTCGACGACGGCGAGTTCTTTACCCTCGTTGGCCCCTCCGGCTGTGGGAAGACCACGACCCTGCGGACCATCGCCGGGTTCGAGGAGCCGAGTGCCGGCGTGGTTCGATTCGGCGACGAGTCCATGGCCGGGGTCCCACCCGAAGACCGCGACGTGGGCGTCGTCTTCCAGAACTACGCGCTGTTCCCGCACATGAGCGTCGCGGAGAACGTCGGCTACGGCCTGCGGTTTACCGACCACTCGGACCACGACGCCCGGGTCGCGGAACTGCTCGACCTCGTGGACCTCGCCGGGATGGAGGACCGCGCTCCCGACGAACTCTCCGGTGGGCAGCAACAGCGCGTCTCCCTCGCCCGCGCCCTCGCCCCCGAACCAGACGTGTTGCTGCTCGACGAACCGATGAGCGCGCTCGACGCCCGGCTCCGCGAGACCCTGCGCCGCGAGGTCGCCCGCATCCAGTCCGAACTCGGCGTCACGACCGTCTACGTCACCCACGACCAGGAGGAAGCCCTCGCCGTCTCGGATCGCGTGGCCGTCATGCACGACGGCCAGGTCGAACAGGTCGGGACGCCACAGGAGGTCTACCGCGCCCCAGAGAGCCGGTTCGTCGCGGAATTCGTGGGGGAGAACAACGTCTTCTCTGGTGCCACATCTCCAGTCGAAACGAAGGGGGTTCGCGTGCGCGTTGGCGAGGGTGAATTCGTGCTTGGAGAGGAGGTCCAGGGTGACTCGGTGACGTTCTGTGTCCGGCCCGAACACCTGCGCGAGAACCACCCCGAGAACCAGTTCTCCGTGACCGTCGCACAGACCGAGTTCCTCGGCGAGTCGGTTCGCGTGTACTGCGACTGGGGTGGGCGACAGGTCGTCTGGCGGACCGATTCGGTGCCCGAAGCCGAGCGTATCGAGCTCGGGTTCGACCCCGCGGATGCGACCGTGGTGTGA
- a CDS encoding thiamine ABC transporter substrate binding subunit encodes MRRRDFVSAVAAAGGLGLAGCLTNDGSGGTDGNGGGTATTTSQAAQKTTTTGEPSGTLTVATYESFVESPSSSPGAWIKEQFEAQYDDVTIEWKTPKNGVTEYVQRRSEGVSVDADVYVGLNVDDLVTIDDTLGEKRLFGELPRSDVSNAARVRSELEFDDPKGRVLPYDTGYISLVYDKGRVDAPQTFEDLTTDPYSGTLLAQNAQNTDSGQAFMLWTVATMGEDSYIDYWKELQNNDVKILGSWWSAYSAYLDGERPIVVSYSTDQVYANRDDLDMSKHQVGFLNDQGYANPEGMAVFQNTDKPRLATEFLNFMLASETQAELAVRNVQFPAVSDDHVSLPASFDDYAFRPPETVAYTYEELKGNLSTWTEEWAKTIASN; translated from the coding sequence ATGAGACGGAGGGACTTCGTATCTGCAGTCGCTGCTGCCGGGGGACTCGGCCTCGCCGGGTGCCTGACCAACGACGGCAGCGGGGGCACGGATGGAAACGGTGGCGGAACCGCGACGACGACCAGCCAGGCAGCACAGAAGACCACCACGACCGGCGAACCGTCGGGGACGCTGACGGTGGCGACCTACGAGTCGTTCGTCGAATCGCCGTCCAGCAGCCCCGGCGCGTGGATCAAAGAGCAGTTCGAGGCGCAGTACGACGACGTGACCATCGAGTGGAAGACGCCGAAGAACGGCGTCACCGAGTACGTCCAGCGCCGGAGCGAGGGCGTCTCGGTGGATGCGGACGTGTACGTCGGCCTCAACGTCGACGACCTCGTCACCATCGACGACACGCTCGGCGAAAAGCGCCTGTTCGGTGAACTGCCGCGCTCGGACGTGTCGAACGCTGCCCGCGTCCGATCCGAACTGGAGTTCGACGACCCCAAGGGCCGCGTCCTCCCGTACGACACCGGCTACATCAGCCTCGTCTACGACAAGGGCCGGGTCGACGCGCCCCAGACCTTCGAGGACCTCACGACCGACCCGTATTCGGGAACGCTGCTCGCCCAGAACGCCCAGAACACCGACTCCGGGCAGGCGTTCATGCTGTGGACCGTCGCCACCATGGGCGAGGACAGCTACATCGACTACTGGAAGGAACTCCAGAACAACGACGTGAAGATTCTGGGCTCGTGGTGGAGCGCGTACTCGGCGTACCTCGACGGCGAGCGCCCCATCGTCGTCTCGTACTCGACCGACCAGGTGTACGCCAACCGCGACGACCTCGACATGAGCAAACACCAGGTCGGCTTCCTCAACGACCAGGGCTACGCCAACCCCGAAGGCATGGCCGTGTTCCAGAACACCGATAAGCCGCGCCTCGCAACCGAGTTCCTGAACTTCATGCTCGCGAGCGAGACCCAGGCCGAACTCGCGGTCCGGAACGTCCAGTTCCCCGCGGTCAGCGACGACCACGTCTCGCTCCCCGCGTCGTTCGACGACTACGCCTTCCGCCCGCCCGAGACGGTCGCGTACACGTACGAGGAACTGAAGGGCAACCTCTCGACGTGGACCGAGGAGTGGGCGAAGACCATCGCCAGCAACTAG
- a CDS encoding Era-like GTP-binding protein: MGLISGLKDSLTRVRESLFAEEEQQKRIGIYGPPNAGKTTLANRIARDWTGDAVGPESHVPHETRRARRKENVEIERNGSSVNIDIVDTPGVTTKVDYEEFMEFDDFDKDEAVRRSREATEGVAEAMHWLREDVDGVIYVLDSSEDPFTQVNTMLIGIIESRDLPVLIFANKIDLDESSVKRIEDAFPQHETVPLSALEGENMDEVYDKIADYFG; the protein is encoded by the coding sequence ATGGGACTCATTTCAGGACTGAAAGACAGCCTCACTCGCGTGAGGGAAAGTCTGTTTGCAGAAGAGGAGCAGCAGAAGCGAATCGGCATCTACGGACCGCCGAACGCTGGAAAAACAACACTGGCGAACCGTATCGCTCGCGACTGGACGGGTGACGCCGTCGGGCCGGAGAGCCACGTTCCACACGAAACGCGCCGCGCACGGCGCAAGGAGAACGTCGAGATCGAGCGCAACGGGAGCTCCGTCAACATCGACATCGTCGACACGCCCGGTGTGACGACGAAGGTCGACTACGAGGAGTTCATGGAGTTCGACGACTTCGACAAGGACGAGGCCGTCCGTCGGTCCCGCGAAGCGACCGAGGGCGTCGCCGAGGCGATGCACTGGCTCCGCGAGGACGTCGACGGTGTCATCTACGTGCTCGACAGCTCCGAGGACCCCTTCACGCAGGTGAACACGATGCTCATCGGCATCATCGAATCGCGCGATCTGCCGGTGCTCATCTTCGCGAACAAGATCGACCTCGACGAGTCGAGCGTCAAGCGCATCGAAGACGCGTTCCCACAGCACGAGACCGTCCCGTTGTCGGCACTCGAAGGCGAGAACATGGACGAGGTCTACGACAAGATTGCGGACTACTTCGGGTGA
- a CDS encoding DUF1684 domain-containing protein → MSDFDAATWRTELEQKREEKDEFFAEHPQSPIPPEERDDFDGVAYFDPDPSFRVEAELTHHAEPEPVPMETTSGPEVRYVRVATLSFELEGESYELHGYKQRLGEGQPEPLFVPFRDKTTGQQTYEKGRYMELHVDGDLEDVDTVTLDFNLAYSPFCAFSETFSCPLPPEENWLDVMVKAGERY, encoded by the coding sequence ATGAGCGACTTCGACGCCGCTACCTGGCGGACCGAACTCGAACAGAAGCGCGAGGAGAAAGACGAGTTCTTCGCCGAGCACCCGCAGTCCCCGATTCCGCCCGAAGAGCGCGACGACTTCGACGGCGTCGCCTACTTCGACCCCGACCCCTCGTTTCGGGTCGAGGCCGAGCTAACACACCACGCGGAGCCCGAACCCGTGCCGATGGAGACCACGAGCGGCCCCGAGGTGCGCTACGTCCGGGTCGCGACGCTCAGCTTCGAACTCGAGGGCGAATCGTACGAACTCCACGGCTACAAGCAGCGCCTCGGCGAGGGCCAGCCCGAGCCGCTGTTCGTCCCCTTCCGCGACAAGACCACGGGCCAACAGACCTACGAGAAGGGCCGGTACATGGAGCTGCACGTCGACGGCGACCTCGAGGACGTGGACACCGTGACGCTCGATTTCAACCTGGCGTACTCACCGTTCTGTGCCTTCTCGGAGACGTTCTCCTGTCCGCTGCCGCCCGAGGAGAACTGGCTGGATGTGATGGTCAAGGCTGGCGAGCGCTACTGA